A single genomic interval of Macaca nemestrina isolate mMacNem1 chromosome 14, mMacNem.hap1, whole genome shotgun sequence harbors:
- the LOC105463944 gene encoding solute carrier family 2, facilitated glucose transporter member 8 isoform X3: MTPEDPEETQPLLGPPGGSAPRGRRVFLAAFAAALGPLSFGFALGYSSPAIPSLQRAAPPAPHLDDAAASWFGAIVTLGAAAGGVLGGWLVDRAGRKLSLLLCSVPFVAGFAVITAAQDVWMLLGGRLLTGLACGVASLVAPVYISEIAYPAVRGLLGSCVQLMVVVGILLAYLAGWVLEWRWLAVLGCAPPSLMLLLMCVMPDTPRFLLTQHRRQEAMAALRFLWGSEQGWEDPPIGAEQSFHPALLRQPGIYKPFIIGVSLMAFQQLSGVNAVMFYAETIFEEAKFKDSSLASVVVGVIQVLFTAVAALIMDRAGRRLLLVSSGVAMVFSTSAFGTYFKLTQGGPGNSSHMALSAPVSAEPVDASVGLAWLAVGSMCLFIAGGPQALRSLLACLRFLHLQCPFHLVLCP; encoded by the exons ATGACGCCCGAGGACCCAGAGGAAACCCAGCCGCTTCTGGGGCCGCCTGGCGGCAG CGCGCCCCGCGGCCGCCGCGTCTTCCTCGCCGCCTTCGCCGCTGCCCTGGGCCCACTCAGCTTCGGCTTCGCGCTCGGCTACAGCTCCCCGGCCATCCCGAGTCTGCAGCGCGCCGCGCCCCCGGCCCCGCACCTGGACGACGCTGCCGCCTCCTGGTTCGGG GCCATCGTGACCCTAGGTGCTGCGGCAGGGGGAGTGCTGGGCGGCTGGCTGGTGGACCGCGCCGGGCGCAAGCTGAGCCTCCTGCTGTGCTCCGTGCCCTTCGTGGCCGGCTTTGCCGTCATCACCGCGGCCCAAGACGTGTGGATGCTGCTGGGGGGCCGCCTCCTCACCGGCCTGGCCTGCGGTGTTGCCTCCCTAGTGGCCCCG GTCTACATCTCTGAAATCGCCTACCCAGCAGTCCGGGGCTTGCTCGGCTCTTGTGTGCAGCTGATGGTCGTCGTCGGCATCCTCCTGGCCTACCTGGCAG GCTGGGTGCTGGAGTGGCGCTGGCTGGCTGTGCTGGGCTGCGCGCCCCCCTCCCTCATGCTGCTGCTCATGTGCGTCATGCCCGACACCCCGCGCTTCCTGCTGACTCAGCACAGGCGCCAGGAGGCCATGGCCGCCCTGCGGTTCCTGTGGGGCTCCGAGCAGGGCTGGGAAGACCCCCCCATTGGGGCCGAGCAG AGCTTTCACCCGGCCTTGCTGCGGCAGCCCGGCATCTACAAGCCCTTCATCATCGGCGTCTCCCTGATGGCCTTCCAGCAGCTGTCGGGGGTCAACGCTGTCATGTTCTATGCAGAGACTATCTTTGAAGAGGCCAAGTTCAAG GACAGCAGCCTGGCCTCGGTCGTCGTGGGTGTCATCCAGGTGCTGTTCACAGCTGTGGCGGCTCTCATCATGGACAGAGCAGGGCGGAGGCTGCTCCTGGTCTCGTCAG GTGTGGCCATGGTGTTCAGCACGAGTGCCTTCGGCACCTACTTCAAGCTGACGCAGGGTGGGCCCGGCAACTCCTCGCACATGGCCCTGTCGGCGCCTGTCTCCGCAGAGCCTGTTGATGCCAGCGTGGGGCTGGCCTGGCTGGCCGTGGGCAGCATGTGCCTCTTC